A genomic region of Methanosarcina thermophila TM-1 contains the following coding sequences:
- a CDS encoding universal stress protein: MTSNIYRKIMVATDGSENVRKAVETAVKIAKISGAKLYAVYVINYGVPSITYPGNVGWEKIALDYFRAEGREAITYVENLAKAENVNVESVLLEGNPANEIVEFAEENDIDLIVTGTLGRTGIQRFLLGSVAENVMRHSKKAVLVVRGETAGKGK, from the coding sequence ATGACAAGTAATATTTACAGGAAAATAATGGTTGCAACTGACGGTTCGGAAAATGTTAGAAAAGCAGTCGAAACAGCAGTTAAAATCGCAAAAATAAGCGGAGCAAAATTGTACGCTGTGTATGTGATCAACTATGGAGTACCTTCGATAACTTATCCCGGGAATGTAGGATGGGAGAAAATCGCTCTCGATTATTTCAGGGCAGAAGGCAGGGAAGCGATCACTTATGTCGAAAACCTAGCGAAAGCTGAAAATGTTAATGTCGAATCCGTACTTCTGGAAGGAAATCCTGCGAATGAGATTGTCGAATTTGCTGAAGAAAATGATATTGACCTTATTGTTACGGGTACACTTGGAAGAACTGGAATTCAAAGATTCCTGCTTGGAAGTGTGGCTGAAAATGTGATGAGGCATTCGAAAAAGGCTGTACTTGTCGTAAGAGGAGAAACTGCCGGAAAAGGCAAATAA
- a CDS encoding 4Fe-4S dicluster domain-containing protein encodes MRDIMIQPERCLGCRSCEIACAVAHSESKNLFSAIGEKPAPKKRINLEYVPDLETSLPITCRHCKDAPCVSACPTNALCQDEITSTVTHNPECCVNCWICSTVCPRFISLYNMILVMGCWTSSMLSNRGIINRQAEAGIKCDLCEGRDMPACVETCPTHALTLFETEES; translated from the coding sequence ATGAGAGACATAATGATTCAGCCCGAACGCTGTCTGGGCTGTCGCTCCTGTGAGATTGCCTGTGCAGTTGCACATTCCGAGAGCAAGAATCTTTTTTCGGCTATAGGAGAAAAGCCAGCTCCCAAAAAACGCATTAATCTAGAGTACGTCCCTGACCTTGAAACCTCTCTACCCATTACCTGCCGCCATTGTAAGGATGCTCCCTGTGTTTCGGCTTGTCCTACAAATGCCCTCTGCCAGGATGAGATTACCAGCACAGTAACTCATAACCCTGAATGCTGTGTAAACTGCTGGATCTGTTCTACAGTATGCCCCCGTTTCATTTCTCTGTACAATATGATTCTCGTTATGGGCTGCTGGACCAGTTCCATGTTATCAAATCGCGGAATTATCAACAGGCAAGCTGAAGCAGGAATAAAATGTGATCTCTGTGAAGGCAGGGATATGCCTGCCTGTGTAGAAACCTGTCCAACACATGCCCTTACTTTGTTCGAGACGGAAGAGAGTTAA